One window of Streptomyces sp. NBC_00273 genomic DNA carries:
- a CDS encoding MoaD/ThiS family protein — protein MAIEVRIPTILRTYTEGEKAVSGEGATLADLFADLETRHKGIEERIVDGGQLRRFVNVYLNDEDVRFLDGISTALKDGDSVTILPAVAGGSK, from the coding sequence ATGGCCATCGAGGTCCGCATCCCCACCATCCTCCGCACCTACACCGAAGGCGAGAAGGCCGTCTCCGGTGAGGGCGCGACCCTCGCCGACCTCTTTGCCGACCTGGAGACCCGTCACAAGGGCATTGAGGAGCGCATCGTCGACGGCGGCCAGCTGCGCCGCTTCGTCAACGTCTACCTCAACGACGAGGACGTCCGCTTCCTCGACGGCATCTCCACCGCCCTCAAGGACGGCGACAGCGTCACCATCCTCCCGGCCGTGGCCGGCGGATCGAAGTAA
- a CDS encoding nicotinate phosphoribosyltransferase encodes MNPADLGLPVDVPSTALFTDHYELTMLQAALANGTADRRSVFEVFTRRLPEGRRYGVVAGTGRVLDAVENFRFDGAVLEFLRERAVVDMRTLDWLASYRFSGDIWGYPEGEVYFPGSPVLRVEGSFAECVLLETVILSILNHDSAIAAAASRMSSAAGGRPLIEMGARRTHELAAVAASRAAYVGGFTSTSDLAAGFRYGIPTVGTSAHAFTLVHDSERDAFTAQVDSLGRGTTLLVDTYDVAEAVRTAVEVAGTDLGAVRIDSGDLLLVAHRVRQQLDELGATSTKIVVTSDLDEYAIASLAAAPVDTYGVGTQLVTGSGHPTCSMVYKLVARATSADPKAVLAPVAKKSTGGKTSIGGRKWAARRRDADGVAEAEVIGVGPVPAALADHQLLTQLVKAGEVVAREPLEAARDRHRAARAGLPLSATQLSRGDAVIPTEYV; translated from the coding sequence ATGAACCCTGCGGACCTGGGCCTGCCGGTGGACGTGCCGTCGACAGCGCTCTTCACGGACCATTACGAGCTCACGATGCTGCAGGCCGCGCTGGCCAACGGCACCGCCGACCGACGCTCGGTCTTCGAGGTGTTCACCCGGCGGCTGCCCGAGGGGCGCCGCTACGGGGTGGTCGCCGGAACCGGGCGGGTGCTGGACGCGGTGGAGAACTTCCGCTTCGACGGCGCGGTGCTGGAGTTCCTGCGCGAGCGGGCCGTCGTCGACATGCGGACGCTGGACTGGCTGGCCTCGTACCGCTTCTCCGGCGACATCTGGGGCTACCCGGAGGGGGAGGTCTACTTCCCCGGTTCCCCCGTCCTGCGGGTGGAGGGCAGCTTCGCCGAGTGCGTGCTGCTGGAGACCGTGATCCTGTCGATCCTGAACCACGACTCGGCGATCGCCGCGGCCGCCTCCCGGATGTCCTCGGCGGCGGGCGGACGCCCGCTGATCGAGATGGGCGCCCGGCGCACGCACGAACTGGCGGCCGTCGCCGCGTCGCGGGCCGCGTACGTCGGCGGCTTCACCTCGACCTCGGACCTGGCGGCCGGATTCCGGTACGGCATCCCGACGGTCGGCACGAGCGCGCACGCCTTCACCCTGGTCCACGACAGCGAGCGGGACGCCTTCACGGCCCAGGTGGACTCGCTGGGACGGGGCACCACCCTGCTGGTGGACACGTACGACGTGGCCGAGGCCGTCCGAACCGCCGTCGAGGTGGCGGGCACCGACCTCGGCGCGGTCCGGATCGACTCCGGAGACCTGCTGCTGGTGGCGCACCGGGTGCGGCAGCAGCTCGACGAGCTGGGCGCGACCTCGACGAAGATCGTGGTCACCTCGGACCTCGACGAGTACGCCATCGCCTCCCTGGCGGCGGCTCCCGTGGACACGTACGGCGTGGGCACCCAGCTGGTGACCGGCAGCGGGCACCCGACGTGCTCGATGGTCTACAAGCTGGTGGCGCGGGCCACCTCGGCGGACCCGAAGGCGGTACTGGCCCCGGTGGCCAAGAAGTCCACGGGAGGCAAGACCTCCATCGGCGGCCGCAAGTGGGCGGCCCGCCGCCGGGACGCCGACGGCGTCGCGGAGGCGGAGGTGATCGGCGTGGGCCCGGTGCCGGCGGCCCTGGCCGACCACCAGCTCCTGACCCAGCTGGTCAAGGCCGGCGAGGTGGTCGCCCGCGAGCCGCTGGAGGCCGCGCGGGACCGCCACCGCGCTGCCCGCGCGGGGCTCCCGCTCTCGGCGACGCAGCTCTCGCGCGGCGATGCCGTGATCCCGACGGAGTACGTCTAG
- a CDS encoding amino acid permease, protein MTSVQVEQHDKTPGEGGQGEGGEGYHRTLGARQIQMIAIGGAIGTGLFLGAGKAISKAGPSLILAYAIAGLVIFFIMRALGELLMYRPVSGSFSDYAREFLGPFWGYVTGWTYWLFWVVTGITEVTAAAQYMSYWTHDSFPQWAYALIFTVILYAANLISVKLFGELEFWFSMVKVTAIVGMILICAGILTIGFSDAADTATVSNLWNDGGFFPKGIGGTLMTLQIVMFAFLAVELVGVTAGESKDPEKTLPKAINTVPWRIAVFYVGALIMILSVVPWTHFQPGVSPFVAAFERMGLGIGAAIVNFVVLTAALSSCNSGMYSTGRMLRDLAINGQGPKVFTKLTKSGTPLVGTTFSAALMLVGVWINYVAPGKAFDYVVSFATISGMWAWIMILVCQIRYRAKADRGELPQSAFRAPGAPYTSWFALLFIGMVIVMMGADKDSRVSLYCAPLWGLILGVSYLVSKNRGQGGDTSVKVSLSVDV, encoded by the coding sequence ATGACCTCAGTGCAGGTCGAGCAGCACGACAAGACGCCCGGCGAGGGCGGACAGGGTGAGGGCGGCGAGGGTTACCACCGCACGCTCGGCGCCCGTCAGATCCAGATGATCGCGATCGGCGGGGCCATCGGCACCGGCCTGTTCCTGGGCGCGGGCAAGGCGATCTCCAAGGCGGGCCCGAGCCTGATCCTGGCGTACGCCATCGCCGGCCTGGTCATCTTCTTCATCATGCGGGCCCTGGGCGAGCTGCTCATGTACCGGCCCGTCTCCGGTTCCTTCTCGGACTACGCCCGCGAGTTCCTGGGCCCGTTCTGGGGATACGTCACCGGCTGGACCTACTGGCTGTTCTGGGTGGTCACCGGCATCACCGAGGTCACCGCGGCCGCGCAGTACATGTCGTACTGGACCCACGACAGCTTCCCGCAGTGGGCCTACGCGCTGATCTTCACGGTCATCCTCTACGCCGCCAACCTGATCTCCGTGAAGCTCTTCGGTGAGCTGGAGTTCTGGTTCTCCATGGTCAAGGTCACCGCCATCGTCGGCATGATCCTGATCTGCGCCGGCATCCTCACCATCGGCTTCTCCGACGCGGCGGACACCGCCACCGTCTCCAACCTGTGGAACGACGGCGGCTTCTTCCCCAAGGGCATCGGCGGCACGCTGATGACCCTGCAGATCGTGATGTTCGCCTTCCTCGCGGTCGAGCTCGTCGGCGTCACCGCCGGCGAGTCCAAGGACCCCGAGAAGACCCTGCCCAAGGCCATCAACACCGTGCCGTGGCGCATCGCCGTCTTCTACGTCGGCGCGCTCATCATGATCCTGTCGGTCGTCCCGTGGACGCACTTCCAGCCGGGCGTCTCGCCCTTCGTCGCCGCCTTCGAGCGCATGGGCCTGGGCATCGGCGCCGCGATCGTCAACTTCGTCGTGCTGACCGCCGCCCTGTCCTCCTGCAACTCGGGCATGTACTCCACCGGCCGCATGCTGCGCGACCTCGCGATCAACGGCCAGGGCCCGAAGGTCTTCACCAAGCTCACCAAGAGCGGCACCCCGCTGGTGGGCACCACCTTCTCCGCCGCGCTGATGCTGGTGGGCGTCTGGATCAACTACGTCGCCCCGGGCAAGGCCTTCGACTACGTCGTCTCCTTCGCCACCATCTCCGGCATGTGGGCCTGGATCATGATCCTGGTCTGCCAGATCCGCTACCGGGCCAAGGCCGACCGCGGCGAGCTGCCGCAGTCCGCGTTCCGCGCCCCCGGCGCCCCGTACACGAGCTGGTTCGCGCTGCTCTTCATCGGCATGGTCATCGTGATGATGGGCGCCGACAAGGACTCCCGCGTGTCGCTGTACTGCGCCCCGCTGTGGGGCCTGATCCTGGGCGTCTCCTACCTGGTCTCCAAGAACCGCGGCCAGGGCGGCGACACCTCCGTGAAGGTCTCGCTGAGCGTGGACGTCTGA
- the clpS gene encoding ATP-dependent Clp protease adapter ClpS: MGRVSVAPVEIERTESAEETFAVPEPDVPWVTLVHNDPVNLMSYVAYVFQAYFGYSKDVAHKLMLDVHHKGRAVVSSGTREEMERDVQAMHGYGLWATLSQDRN, from the coding sequence ATGGGACGAGTGAGTGTTGCTCCTGTTGAGATCGAACGCACCGAATCCGCCGAAGAGACCTTTGCGGTCCCCGAACCCGACGTCCCCTGGGTGACCCTGGTGCACAACGACCCGGTCAACCTCATGAGCTACGTGGCGTACGTGTTCCAGGCGTACTTCGGCTACTCGAAGGACGTGGCGCACAAGCTGATGCTCGACGTCCATCACAAGGGGCGGGCGGTCGTTTCGAGCGGCACCCGCGAGGAAATGGAGCGCGACGTGCAGGCCATGCACGGCTACGGCCTGTGGGCGACCCTTTCGCAGGACCGCAACTGA
- a CDS encoding RDD family protein: MSTDQPPGQPPEDDPFLKKPQEPTPPAGGSPYGSPPPGSGGPPPPPGGPPGGPGGGGGYPPPPPPYGGGGGDPYGGSGGYGMPDPLAGMPPLADFGKRLLARIIDVVIVAIPLALIQWAFGANRYRYDTDRGEDIGDVFSKSYSGSGLIMTLISIIAYVGYDWWFTKKNGQTVGKKAMGLRVAMLNDGSVPNSNASLTRAAVLWLPTLICCACLWPIALVVSILVDKPYKQGLHDKVAKTVVVQATS, translated from the coding sequence ATGAGTACCGACCAGCCGCCGGGCCAGCCGCCCGAGGACGACCCGTTCCTCAAGAAGCCCCAGGAACCGACGCCTCCGGCGGGCGGTTCGCCGTACGGCTCGCCGCCCCCCGGAAGCGGCGGTCCGCCGCCCCCGCCCGGAGGCCCGCCCGGAGGCCCGGGCGGCGGCGGGGGATACCCGCCCCCGCCGCCCCCGTACGGAGGTGGCGGCGGAGACCCGTACGGCGGGAGCGGCGGCTACGGCATGCCCGATCCGCTCGCCGGGATGCCCCCGCTCGCCGACTTCGGCAAGCGGCTCCTCGCGCGCATCATCGACGTCGTGATCGTCGCCATCCCGCTGGCCCTCATCCAGTGGGCGTTCGGCGCGAACCGCTACCGGTACGACACCGACCGCGGCGAGGACATCGGCGATGTCTTCAGCAAGTCCTACAGCGGCAGCGGCCTGATCATGACCCTGATCTCGATCATCGCGTACGTCGGCTACGACTGGTGGTTCACCAAGAAGAACGGCCAGACGGTCGGCAAGAAGGCGATGGGCCTGCGCGTCGCGATGCTCAATGACGGCAGCGTGCCGAACTCCAACGCCTCCCTGACGCGCGCCGCGGTGCTCTGGCTGCCGACCCTGATCTGCTGCGCCTGCCTGTGGCCCATCGCGCTCGTCGTCTCGATCCTGGTCGACAAGCCGTACAAGCAGGGCCTGCACGACAAGGTCGCCAAGACCGTGGTGGTCCAGGCCACCAGCTAG
- a CDS encoding RNA-guided endonuclease InsQ/TnpB family protein: MSPARSQKSSQTPIRWKNTASAKRRLKKRRRKEARRAKDINHKIAKSVVAEAERTGRGIALEDLTGIRERVRLRKPQRATLHSWSFHQLGEFIAYKARRVGVPVVHVNPAYTSRTCAECGHVNKANRVSQSRFACRSCGFVDHADRNGSRNIRARGMELWRRGAQSTAPAVPRPRGTTGRKRGITASDATLCKPGALIPGS; encoded by the coding sequence ATGTCACCTGCGAGGTCCCAGAAGTCGAGCCAAACGCCGATCCGGTGGAAGAACACCGCCTCCGCCAAACGCCGGCTGAAGAAGCGGCGCCGCAAAGAGGCACGGCGGGCGAAGGACATCAACCACAAGATCGCGAAGAGTGTGGTGGCCGAGGCAGAACGCACCGGTCGCGGAATCGCCCTGGAGGACCTCACGGGCATCCGCGAACGGGTACGGCTTCGCAAGCCCCAACGGGCCACCCTTCACTCCTGGAGTTTCCACCAGCTCGGGGAGTTCATCGCGTACAAGGCCCGCAGGGTCGGGGTGCCGGTGGTGCACGTAAATCCGGCGTACACCTCCCGCACCTGCGCCGAATGCGGCCACGTCAACAAGGCGAACCGGGTCTCACAATCACGGTTCGCATGCCGGTCCTGCGGATTCGTTGATCACGCAGACCGAAACGGCTCCCGCAACATCCGGGCCAGAGGCATGGAGTTGTGGCGACGCGGGGCCCAGTCAACGGCCCCTGCCGTACCCCGGCCACGGGGTACGACTGGACGCAAACGTGGCATCACCGCCAGTGATGCCACGTTGTGCAAGCCCGGGGCGCTAATCCCGGGTAGTTGA
- a CDS encoding DUF2017 domain-containing protein — protein sequence MGGTFESLEGGGAAIALDEIEISILRSLAVQLLELIGPGAPEPAEDADPLAALFAEGPSEPPSDPALARLFPDAYGAPDGAGDKGVDPEELTARSAEFRRFTENDLRARKREDALAVVRSLDGLTPAGDGAAVLELSGELPLRWLGALNDLRLTIAARLEITEDDESAVLFRLPDEDPRKPMVMAYLWLGGLQETLIETLSTTRD from the coding sequence ATGGGCGGCACCTTCGAGTCCCTGGAGGGCGGCGGCGCCGCCATCGCGCTCGACGAGATCGAAATCTCGATCCTGCGCTCGCTGGCCGTCCAGCTGCTGGAACTGATCGGCCCCGGTGCGCCGGAGCCCGCCGAGGACGCCGACCCGCTCGCCGCACTGTTCGCCGAGGGCCCCTCCGAGCCCCCGTCCGACCCGGCGCTGGCCCGGCTCTTCCCCGACGCGTACGGGGCCCCCGACGGGGCCGGCGACAAGGGCGTGGACCCCGAGGAGCTCACGGCCCGTTCCGCGGAGTTCCGCCGCTTCACCGAGAACGACCTGCGCGCCCGCAAGCGCGAGGACGCGCTGGCGGTCGTGCGCAGCCTGGACGGGCTCACCCCGGCCGGCGACGGTGCGGCGGTGTTGGAGCTGTCCGGCGAGCTGCCGCTGCGCTGGCTCGGCGCGCTCAACGACCTGCGCCTGACCATCGCGGCCCGCCTCGAGATCACCGAGGACGACGAGAGCGCGGTGCTGTTCCGGCTGCCGGACGAGGACCCGCGCAAGCCGATGGTGATGGCCTACCTCTGGCTCGGCGGCCTCCAGGAAACCTTGATCGAAACCCTGTCAACTACCCGGGATTAG
- a CDS encoding immune inhibitor A domain-containing protein translates to MAACATSATFFTVTAAQAEGKAPAAPAADRQDPTSPSKVVEHDLKGPFSDQQAKQRAAALDQVLTGKKGVEQRGASKVVKLDDKKYVELGREKTDKIFTILVEFGDQVDSTTMFDPDGPGPKPEVPKYGGTPGPLHNQIAQPDRAKDNSTAWRKDFSRQYFQDLYFATGQGKDSLKTYYEKTSSGRYSVEGEVADWVKVPYNEGRYGSNYCGQTNCSNVWDTVKDGVTAWSEAQKKAGKTDAQIKAQLSQYDQWDRYDFDNDGNFNEPDGYIDHFQIVHAGEDESAGGGVQGTTALWAHRWYAYGTAAGKTGPDNNKAGGTQIGNTGIWVGDYTMQPENGGLGVFAHEYGHDLGLPDLYDTTGGGDNSVGFWSLMSAGSWLGKGKDSIGDTPGDMTAWDKLQLGWLNYDTAKAATKSTHKLGVSAFNTKDKQALVVELPKKQVKTEVVKPAEGSTQWWSNMGDDLKNTLTRSVDLTGKKSAALSLKGWWDIEADYDYLYTEVSTDGGATWTALAGTADGTALPADASGSPSLTGVSGAWKNLNFPLDAYAGKKVDLRFRYQTDGGAGGKGFTADAISLTADGSALFTDGAENGDNGWTGKGFSRIGADFSKEYAQRYIAENRRYVSYDSTLKVGPYNFGFGNTKPDWVEHYPYQDGLLIWQWDTSQKDNNTSVHPGQGLILPIDANAKPMKWADGTLLRNKIQPYDATFSAYSTDAITLHKNGEELFLKPKPANLVFDDHKGKYYYDENPTGSVKVTDTNTKIKILKETYDGEVMTIEVGPSSK, encoded by the coding sequence ATGGCCGCTTGTGCGACAAGCGCCACCTTCTTCACCGTCACCGCGGCTCAGGCCGAGGGCAAGGCTCCGGCCGCCCCGGCGGCCGACCGGCAGGACCCGACGTCGCCTTCCAAGGTCGTCGAGCACGACCTCAAGGGCCCCTTCAGCGACCAGCAGGCCAAGCAGCGCGCGGCCGCCCTGGACCAGGTCCTGACCGGCAAGAAGGGCGTCGAGCAGCGCGGCGCCTCCAAGGTCGTCAAGCTGGACGACAAGAAGTACGTCGAGCTCGGCCGCGAGAAGACCGACAAGATCTTCACGATCCTCGTCGAGTTCGGCGACCAGGTCGACAGCACCACCATGTTCGACCCGGACGGCCCGGGCCCCAAGCCCGAGGTCCCCAAGTACGGCGGTACCCCCGGTCCGCTGCACAACCAGATCGCCCAGCCGGACCGCGCCAAGGACAACAGCACGGCCTGGCGCAAGGACTTCAGCCGTCAGTACTTCCAGGACCTGTACTTCGCCACGGGTCAGGGCAAGGACTCGCTGAAGACCTACTACGAGAAGACCTCCTCGGGTCGTTACTCGGTCGAGGGCGAGGTCGCCGACTGGGTCAAGGTCCCGTACAACGAGGGCCGTTACGGCTCCAACTACTGCGGCCAGACCAACTGCTCCAACGTGTGGGACACCGTCAAGGACGGCGTCACCGCATGGTCGGAGGCCCAGAAGAAGGCCGGCAAGACCGACGCGCAGATCAAGGCGCAGCTGTCCCAGTACGACCAGTGGGACCGCTACGACTTCGACAACGACGGCAACTTCAACGAGCCCGACGGCTACATCGACCACTTCCAGATCGTCCACGCGGGCGAGGACGAGTCGGCCGGTGGCGGCGTTCAGGGCACGACCGCGCTGTGGGCGCACCGTTGGTACGCCTACGGCACCGCGGCGGGCAAGACCGGCCCGGACAACAACAAGGCCGGCGGCACCCAGATCGGCAACACCGGCATCTGGGTCGGCGACTACACGATGCAGCCCGAGAACGGCGGCCTCGGCGTCTTCGCGCACGAGTACGGTCACGACCTCGGTCTGCCGGACCTCTACGACACCACCGGTGGCGGCGACAACAGCGTCGGTTTCTGGTCCCTGATGTCGGCCGGTTCCTGGCTCGGCAAGGGCAAGGACTCCATCGGCGACACCCCGGGCGACATGACCGCCTGGGACAAGCTCCAGCTGGGCTGGCTGAACTACGACACGGCCAAGGCCGCGACGAAGTCCACCCACAAGCTGGGCGTGTCGGCGTTCAACACCAAGGACAAGCAGGCGCTGGTCGTCGAGCTGCCGAAGAAGCAGGTCAAGACCGAGGTCGTCAAGCCGGCCGAGGGCTCCACCCAGTGGTGGAGCAACATGGGTGACGACCTCAAGAACACCCTGACCCGCTCGGTCGACCTGACGGGCAAGAAGTCCGCCGCCCTGTCCCTCAAGGGCTGGTGGGACATCGAGGCCGACTACGACTACCTCTACACCGAGGTGTCCACGGACGGCGGCGCCACCTGGACCGCGCTCGCCGGCACCGCCGACGGCACGGCCCTCCCGGCCGACGCCTCCGGCAGCCCGTCGCTCACCGGCGTCTCGGGTGCCTGGAAGAACCTGAACTTCCCGCTCGACGCTTACGCGGGCAAGAAGGTCGACCTCCGCTTCCGCTACCAGACGGACGGCGGCGCGGGCGGCAAGGGCTTCACGGCCGACGCCATCTCCCTGACCGCTGACGGCTCCGCGCTGTTCACCGACGGCGCCGAGAACGGCGACAACGGCTGGACCGGCAAGGGCTTCTCGCGCATCGGCGCCGACTTCTCCAAGGAGTACGCGCAGCGCTACATCGCCGAGAACCGCCGCTACGTCTCGTACGACTCCACCCTCAAGGTGGGCCCGTACAACTTCGGCTTCGGCAACACCAAGCCGGACTGGGTCGAGCACTACCCGTACCAGGACGGTCTGCTCATCTGGCAGTGGGACACCAGCCAGAAGGACAACAACACCAGCGTCCACCCGGGCCAGGGCCTGATCCTGCCGATCGACGCCAACGCCAAGCCCATGAAGTGGGCGGACGGCACCCTGCTCCGCAACAAGATCCAGCCGTACGACGCCACCTTCAGCGCGTACTCGACGGATGCGATCACCCTGCACAAGAACGGCGAGGAGCTCTTCCTCAAGCCGAAGCCCGCGAACCTGGTCTTCGACGACCACAAGGGCAAGTACTACTACGACGAGAACCCGACCGGATCGGTGAAGGTCACTGACACCAACACCAAGATCAAGATCCTGAAGGAGACCTACGACGGTGAGGTCATGACCATCGAGGTCGGCCCCTCCTCGAAGTAA
- a CDS encoding PLP-dependent cysteine synthase family protein: MRYDSPLAAVGNTPLVRLPRLSPSDDVRIWAKLEDRNPTGSIKDRPALHMVEQAEKDGRLYPGCTILEPTSGNTGISLAMAAKLKGYRIVCVMPENTSQERRDLLAMWGAEIISSPAAGGSNTAVRVAKELAAEHPDWVMLYQYGNPDNAGAHYATTGPEILTDLPSITHFVAGLGTTGTLMGVGRYLRENVPGIKIVAAEPRYDDLVYGLRNLDEGFVPELYDASVLTTRFSVGSADAVTRTRELLQLEGIFAGVSTGAALHAAIGVGRKAVAAGESADIVFVVADGGWKYLSTGVYTAATTEEAIEVLQGQLWA, from the coding sequence ATGCGCTACGACTCCCCGCTGGCCGCGGTCGGCAACACGCCGCTCGTCCGGCTGCCCCGGCTGTCGCCCTCGGACGACGTCCGCATCTGGGCGAAGCTGGAGGACCGCAACCCGACCGGCTCGATCAAGGACCGCCCCGCGCTCCACATGGTCGAGCAGGCCGAGAAGGACGGCCGGCTGTACCCCGGCTGCACCATCCTGGAGCCCACCTCGGGCAACACCGGGATCTCGCTGGCGATGGCGGCCAAGCTCAAGGGCTACCGCATCGTGTGCGTCATGCCGGAGAACACCAGCCAGGAGCGGCGTGACCTGCTGGCCATGTGGGGAGCCGAGATCATCTCGTCGCCGGCCGCCGGCGGCTCGAACACCGCGGTCCGGGTGGCCAAGGAACTGGCCGCCGAGCATCCCGACTGGGTGATGCTCTACCAGTACGGCAACCCGGACAACGCCGGCGCCCACTACGCCACCACGGGCCCGGAGATCCTCACGGACCTCCCCTCCATCACCCACTTCGTGGCGGGCCTGGGCACCACCGGCACCCTCATGGGCGTCGGCCGCTACCTGCGCGAGAACGTGCCGGGCATCAAGATCGTCGCGGCCGAGCCGCGCTACGACGACCTCGTCTACGGGCTGCGCAACCTGGACGAGGGCTTCGTCCCGGAGCTCTACGACGCCTCCGTGCTCACCACCCGCTTCTCGGTGGGCTCAGCGGACGCCGTGACCCGCACCCGGGAGCTCCTCCAGCTGGAGGGGATCTTCGCCGGCGTCTCCACGGGAGCCGCCCTGCACGCGGCGATCGGCGTCGGCCGCAAGGCGGTGGCCGCGGGCGAATCGGCGGACATCGTCTTCGTCGTGGCCGACGGCGGCTGGAAGTACCTGTCGACGGGCGTCTACACGGCCGCGACCACCGAGGAAGCCATCGAGGTCCTCCAGGGCCAACTCTGGGCATAG
- a CDS encoding isochorismatase family protein, which translates to MHRALIVVDVQNDFCEGGSLAVTGGADVAAAVTEYIGQATPAYRHVVATRDHHVDPGSHFAHPPAEPDYETSWPVHCVAGTEGVGFHPNFAPAVASGAVSAVFDKGAYEAAYSGFEGADENGTTLGQWLRDRHVTEVDVVGIATDHCVKATALDASRAGFTARVLLDLTAAVAPHTTARALDELRAAGVTLVGGQADQGTA; encoded by the coding sequence ATGCACCGCGCACTGATCGTCGTTGACGTACAGAACGACTTCTGCGAGGGCGGCAGCCTCGCGGTCACCGGCGGAGCCGACGTCGCCGCCGCCGTCACCGAGTACATCGGCCAGGCCACGCCCGCCTACCGGCACGTCGTCGCCACCCGCGACCACCACGTCGACCCGGGGTCGCACTTCGCGCACCCGCCGGCCGAGCCGGACTACGAGACCTCCTGGCCCGTCCACTGCGTCGCCGGGACCGAGGGCGTGGGCTTCCACCCGAACTTCGCCCCCGCCGTGGCCTCGGGAGCCGTCTCCGCCGTCTTCGACAAGGGCGCGTACGAGGCCGCGTACAGCGGTTTCGAGGGCGCCGACGAGAACGGGACGACGCTCGGCCAGTGGCTGCGGGACCGCCACGTCACCGAGGTCGACGTGGTCGGGATCGCCACCGACCACTGCGTGAAGGCCACCGCCCTCGACGCCTCCCGCGCCGGCTTCACCGCCCGCGTCCTGCTGGACCTGACCGCCGCCGTGGCCCCGCACACGACCGCACGGGCCCTGGACGAGCTCCGTGCGGCCGGTGTGACCCTGGTGGGCGGTCAGGCCGATCAGGGCACGGCCTAG
- a CDS encoding DUF488 domain-containing protein, giving the protein MTRKPVIRLRRVYDPPEPAVDGVRVLVDRLWPRGLAKAVAGVDEWPKAVTPSTELRKWFHDGGSAEEFRQRYEAELAEPGAVAELGRLRGLAAAGPITLLTSVKDPSASHAAVLAELLAE; this is encoded by the coding sequence GTGACGCGGAAACCGGTGATCCGCCTGCGGCGGGTGTACGACCCGCCGGAGCCGGCGGTGGACGGGGTGCGGGTCCTCGTGGACCGGCTCTGGCCGCGCGGTCTGGCGAAGGCGGTGGCCGGGGTGGACGAGTGGCCGAAGGCGGTGACGCCGTCGACGGAGCTGCGGAAGTGGTTCCACGACGGCGGTTCGGCGGAGGAGTTCCGGCAGCGGTACGAGGCGGAGCTGGCGGAGCCGGGGGCGGTGGCGGAGCTCGGCCGCCTGCGGGGCCTGGCGGCGGCTGGGCCGATCACGCTGCTGACCTCGGTCAAGGACCCGTCTGCCAGCCACGCGGCCGTGCTCGCGGAACTGCTGGCCGAGTAA
- a CDS encoding M67 family metallopeptidase, producing MLTLTQALYDQIVEHARKDHPDEACGVVAGPAGTDRPERFVPMLNAARSPTFYEFDSKDLLKLYRDLDDRDEEPVIVYHSHTATEAYPSRTDVTYANEPGAHYVLVSTADEDGLGEFQFRSYRIVDGVITEEEVQVVDSY from the coding sequence ATGCTGACCCTCACCCAGGCCCTGTACGACCAGATCGTCGAGCACGCCCGCAAGGACCACCCCGACGAGGCGTGCGGTGTCGTGGCCGGCCCGGCGGGCACCGACCGCCCCGAGCGGTTCGTCCCCATGCTCAACGCGGCCCGCTCGCCCACGTTCTACGAGTTCGACTCGAAGGACCTGCTGAAGCTCTACCGCGATCTGGACGACCGCGACGAGGAGCCGGTGATCGTCTACCACTCGCACACCGCGACCGAGGCCTACCCCTCGCGCACCGACGTCACGTACGCGAACGAGCCCGGCGCGCACTACGTGCTCGTCTCGACGGCGGACGAGGACGGCCTCGGAGAGTTCCAGTTCCGCTCGTACCGGATCGTCGACGGAGTGATCACCGAGGAAGAAGTGCAGGTCGTCGACTCCTACTGA
- a CDS encoding putative leader peptide, protein MVSHDVSIETPGRLLLVARLHVDLCRLASAICPAL, encoded by the coding sequence ATGGTTTCCCACGACGTGAGCATCGAGACGCCCGGCAGGCTGCTGCTCGTGGCGCGGCTGCACGTCGACCTGTGCCGCCTCGCCAGCGCCATCTGTCCTGCGCTCTGA